From Neofelis nebulosa isolate mNeoNeb1 chromosome X, mNeoNeb1.pri, whole genome shotgun sequence:
GCGCGGCCGAGTTCAGGATCGACTTCCCCACGCGCCACGACTGGGACTCGTTCTTCCGCGACGCCAAGGACATGAACGAGACGCTGCCGGGCGAGCGGCCCGACACCATCCACCTGGAGGGCCTGCCCTGCAAGTGGTTCGCGCTCAAGGACTCGGGCTCCGAGAAGCCCAGCGAGGAGGTGCTGGTCAAGGTGTTCGAGAAGTTCGGGGCGATCCGCAACGTGGACATCCCCATGCTGGACCCCTACCGCGAGGAGATGACCGGCCGCAACTTCCACACCTTCAGTTTCGGGGGCCACCTCAACTTCGAGGCGTACGTGCAGTACCGCGAGTACGTGGGCTTCATCCAGGCCATGAGCGCCCTGCGCGGCATGAAGCTCATGTACAAGGGCGAGGACGGCAAGGCCGTGGCCTGCAACATCAAGGTgagcgcccgccccccccccgggccTGTCTCGCGgccgcgcgcacgcacgcacgcacgcaggTGGCTCTCCGGCAAGGCGGCCGCAGGCCCGGCCAGCGCAGGTGCAGGTGAAACCAGCGGCCACACGCACTCGGCCTTGGACACAGCCGCATCCGGACGCCGATGTGAGAGCATTTCCGTGTGGGGGACGGGGAGACAGGCGGAGACCCTCGCCGCCGAAGCACCCCGAAACCGTGCCCCAGCCGGGCCGCGGGCCTCCCCAGCGTCCCCGTCACCCGGGGCCGAGGGTCCCCTGTACCGCCACCACCTCGCACTGGGGTCGGCCTCGCCGGCCTCCTGGACGACCCGGGGGGCCGCGTGCCCCTGTGAGCGCTGGCCGTCCTCGTTGGCGGAGGCAGACGCGCCGTGGCGGCCTCGGCCAGAGCGCGCGGTGGGATCCCGCCGGCACGCTGCGAGACCGCCCGTCGTCACAGGGGGGCTTTGTGTTTTCACGTAATCGCTGAGGCCGGGTCACGTTGCGGCTTCGCCGGGAAGCTCAGTCCCCGGCCACGAAGGGAGCGTGTGCCGTCGGGGGCGTCCGCGGGCGCCCGGCCCCACGCGGCGGCCGAGACCCGCGCTCGCTCCCCGGCAGGGCTCCGCGGAGCGAGCGCGCTGCGTGCGGCGCGGCCCAGCCGGCCGCCGTCGGGTGAGGCCCGCTCCCGCTCGTGGCGAACCCTGCTCCGTGCCGCCCTCCGCCCGCAGGTTTCCTTCGACTCCACCAAGCACCTGAGCGACGCCTCCATTAAGAAACGGCAGCTCGAGAGGCAAAAGCTGCAGGAGCTggagcagcagagggaggagcagaagcgcagagagaaggaggccgaggagaggcagagggcggAAGAAAGGTACGTGCGCGCCCGCGGGGCCTGCCTGCTCGCGCGCGCCCGGGCACCGCGCTTCCGGGCGCGGGCTCGAGCGCGCGCGTGCCTGGCCGTTCACGCGCGTGTGGccgcgtgtgtgcacgtgtgcgggagtctgtgtgcaagtgtgtgcgtgcacgtgtgcacacgtcCTCCACACACGGCCGCTGTGCTCGCTGTCCTGTGCGCGAGATGCTGGCCAAGTCCGGTCTTTGGCCTGTCTCCCCAGCTTCGTGGGTTTCGCAGGCGCGTTTTCCGCCTTCGGCGAGTGTGCAGCTTAGATGTGTCGGGCCTGCTGGGTTCGCCCGTTACCAGCGGAGATCGTCTCTGCGTCGCGAGCGCTCGGCGTCTCCCCTGCGGCCGCGTGCGGGCTGTGTTCTGACCTTCCTCCTGACGCGGAGGAAGGCGTGTCCGGACCTCCTTTCGGCAGCGGACTCAAGCCCCGACCGGCCGCAAGAGCCCTGGCCCAGCTCTGCGCCCGCCCCGAGGACAGTCGGCCTGCTGGCCCGGGGATGGCCTGACGGGCACCGGGAGACGCGGCGGGCGGGGCTGGGGTCTGGGGCGGCcgagggggggtggtggggtgcgTGCCGGCCGCCTcgcggtgctgcagggccccacCTGCGGGatgcgggcggggggggggggggggctcccagAGAAACAGGCTCCCCAGGCAGCGGCTCTGGGTCGGCAGAGGCGGGAGGCTTCGTGAGGCGCTCCGCGGCGTGCGGAGCAGCGGGGCCGCTGGGGCCCCGTCAGTACGCGCGAGCCTGCGACCGCTCGCTCCCCGAGCCCCCGGGCCGTCACTCGCACGCGCCTGCCTTTGTGCCCACGCGTCCCCTCCAGCGTGCCCTCACCTGCCCCCTCGTGTGCCTCCCCTCGCGCCCCCGCCTGCCCTCACGTACACACTTGTCGCACACGCGCTGCCGTCACCTGCCCTCTTGTGCCTCTCCTCGCACACACGCCTACCCTGGCCAGCGTGCCTCCTTTGCACACCTGCCCTTGCACACGCACGCCTGTCGCGTCCCACGAAATACTGGGAAGTTTCAAGAGGCCGGGTCTTGGACCATGTCCGTGGGAGGAAGTGGGCACGTGGCCCTCAGCACGAGCTGCCCCGTGTGCTGGGCCAGAGACACGGGGAGGACCGAGGGATCCCGGACAGTGGGCGGTGCCTCCTCTGTGGCCGCTGACGCTTGGACGCGAGGtgctagctggggagggggccgcgCCTTTCCCACAGAGGGTGCTTCCCCGGCCTGCGTGTGCAGGCTGCCCCCTGGGGAGCCCGGCCGCTGTTCTCGGTCCCGGGTGCGCGTGCACGTGGCTGGTTGGCTTCCACGCAGGACTGGAGCTTGGATGCTGCGTCCTGTCTTGGGAGGTGGGGAGCACGGGGCCTCGGACCTCGTGGGGCCCAGACACGTGGTTTGGTTcactctttgggggggggggggggctaagaCAGGCGGTGTGGTGGGTTCTGACCTGTGGGGCCTGGACGGATGCTGAGCTGGGCCCCGACCTGTGGGGCCTGGACACGGGTGCTAGGGAGCCCTGGTACACCTCCCTCTGTGGGAGGTGTGGCCCTGGGTCTGTTCCCACCTCCCAGTGTGAGGCCCCAGCTTCCTTGTGGGTCGTGAGGGGGTTGGGGACCTACGTGCGTCCTGATCCCCGGGCCCTGTTCGCTGTGTTGCACGTCTGCATGTCTGCAGTGCCCAGGACTGGCCTTGCCCTTCCGCGGCCTGGACGTGTCCCACCTGGGCTCCTGGTGGTCTCGCGCTCTGCGTCTCGTCCTGCCCAGGGCAGCTGGGACTTTTCCTACCGTGTTCCTTGGGGTTGGACTCACGCTGCCATCAAGGTGCACATGAGGGTGGTTCACCCGGGGCTCTTTCCGACCTGGCCCTGGGTCTCCTGCTTACGTTAGGGGTCTCTTGGTGCGGACCCCCTGCCTCTGGCCGAGCACAGACGACCTAGGCTGCTGGGCGGCCCGTGGGCTTGGTGGAAAGGGAAGCAGTCGTCTCCAGGTGCTTTTTCTCTGGTGACGTCACAGGAGTTCCTTAAACTCCGTCAGCAGGTCCGctccctcagggaccccctgaTCCTGGGGGTCACAGCCTGGTATTCCCCGTGCTGGGTTTTTTGTCATAGTgactttgccttttccagactcTGGAGCAAAGGGGTTCGTAGGTGCATCGTCTGTTGTGTGTGGTCTTTCCCGTAGCTTGGTGCTTCCAGAACCTTCTGCGTGCCTTTGCTCACGGGTCCTCCGTTCAGTGTAGGGACTCCCACAGCCTCTCTGGAGCCCCAGTGATGGGGCTTTGTGCACCCTGCCAGCACCTCGGAGTATCAGTCGTGCGCTGAGCAGTTGTTTCTGCGTGGAAGGCTGTGTGCAGTGAGCGAGCATGTTGTCTGTGCGCCGCGGTGTCCTCTGGGCCAGGTCGCGGGTGTCGCGCGCGGCGGGTCCCACTCACCAGCACGGGGGTGCGCGCGCGGCGGGCCCTCCGGGCAGCACGCGGGCGCACACGAGGCTCCCGTCTGGCCTCTGTTCGTCCGTGGCGTGGGTGGCCGTTCTCCCTGCGGTACGTGCCCGTTTCTGTGTGGGAGCACTGCCGCGTGCCAGGGGTCCCGGGGGTGGCCCTGCCTGccgctgcggcgggggggggggggggggtcctcggCGCGCCGGCCTCTCCCCCAAATGCTGTGTGTCGTTGAGAAGCAGGTTCCGTGTCGCGAGGCCCGCCCATCGGTCGCGTCCTTCACGGCGTCCGGTTCCCCAGCGAGACCTGCCCTCCGGAGGCTCCGGGGGCCTCCTGCGCGGATCCTCGGGTCCCGCCGCGGCCCGCGTGCGGACGCGCGTTGGAACAGCGGGTGTcgcgcccgccccccgccccccgccccccgccggcgCCCCCGCCGTGCTGAGGTCCGTCGTGCTGAGCGGTGCCGCGCGCTTGTCGTGCAGGAAGCAGAAGGAGCTGGAGGAGCTGGAGCGGGAGCGGAAGCGGGAGGAGAAGGTGCGGCGCCGGGAGCAGAAGCAGCGGGACCGCGAGCTGCGCCGCCAGCAGAAGAAGCTGGAGAAGCAGCAGGCGGAGGAGCAGCGGAAGCTGCACGAGAAGATCCGGCTGGAGGAGCGGAAGCTGCTGCTGGCGCAGCGGAACCTGCAGTCCATCCGCCTGGTGGCTGAGCTGCTGAGCAGGGCCAAGGTAGGCGGGGCGCGCGGGGGCGCGCGGGGGCGGGCGCGCGCGCGTCCTGGTCCTGCagcccggtggggggggggggggcgcggcggggggcggggccggcggggggcggggcggggccggcgggggggcggggcccgcGCCAGGGCGCCTCCCCGCGGCTGCTCGCCGCCCCGCGCCACCGCGCGCGTCTCAATACGCCGGCCGCGCCGCCGGCTGCTACTTGCCGGCCTCCCGGCCTCGTCGCGGGCGCCAGAACGCGCGCCCCAGGCTCACGGGGCGCGGAGCACTTTGGGCGCAACCGCGGGCACACCGCCCGGGCGCTGGGGCGCAGGCTCGCCGGGTCCCCCAGAGGGAGGGCGCGACCGAGCTCGAGGAGGGTCTCCCAGCCCCCGGGGCTCCCCTCCTGCTGCACGCAGTCTTCCCCGGGGCCCCTCGGGACAGGGGGCTCTGCTGTGACCCCACAGGCAACGTCCCGGGCGACGGAACAGCCGGCTCTGCTGTGACCCCATGGGCCAGCAGCTGGGGCGACGGGTCAAGGGTCCTTGCTGTGACCCCACGGGCCAGCGGCCAGGTCGATGGGACAGGCGGCTCTGCTGTGACCCCACGGGCCAGCAGCCGGGACCTTGGGGACAGGGGGCTCTGCTGTGACCCCACAGGCCAGCGGCCAGGGTGACGGGACAGGGGGCTCTGCTGTGACCCCACAGGCCAGTGGCCAGGGTGACAGGATGAGGTCTGCTGTGATACCCACAGGCCagcggccggggcggggggacAAGGGGCCTTGCTGTGACCCCATAGGCAATGGCCAGGGTGACGGGACAAGGGGCCTTGCTGTGACCCCACAGGCCAGCGACCAGGGCGCCGGGACAAGGGGCCTTGCTGTGACCCCACAGGCAGTGGTGACGGAGACCGGACAGGGGGCGCTCTGCTGTGACCCCACGGGCCAGCGGCCAGGGCGATGGGACAAGGGGCCTTGCCTTGACCCCACGGGCCAGCGGCCAGGGCCCTTGGGACAGGAGGCGCTCTGCTGTGACCCCAAAGGCCAGTGGGCAGGGCGACAGGACGGGGCGGTGCGGGCTGATCTTGGCGATGGAGAGCAGCGCCATGGCGTCCCCGGGGAGCTCAGGGCGGACCGCAGAGCCGGGCGGGGCCGCGTCCCTCCTCGCAGCCGCGGATCTGACAGCCAGTGCAGCACAAGAGGAGCGCCTTCGCGCCGCCTCGTTCCTCCCGCTCCTCCCAGAGGCCGGGCCAGAAGCCCCCGcgagaggcgggggcgggggacacGTGCGGACCTCGCCGGGCCCTCCTGGTGCTCGGCCAGGCTGCGTGTCCCCGCGGAGTCGGGCGCGGGGCGACCCCGTAACCTGTTGTCTAATTACAGTTGGGATAAGTCCCCGGGAAGGAGCCTGGCGGGCGCGCTGAGACGGGCCAGCTCCGCTCTCGGTTCATGGTGAATATTGAAGACGCTCGCCCAAGCGGCCGCGGCGGCGGATGTGCGCCCCGTCATCTCCGCTCCCCGTCGCGGGTGGCCGCGGGCGACCTCCCGGCGGGCCGGGGCCACGCCCCGCccgccagccccgccccgccccgggccgcGTGCTTGtcgcccggggtggggggcggggggtgcaccGCGGCCGGACCGCGCGCCCggtacccctcccccccctcccccaccccgggcctcGGCGCCAGCAGGCGGGTGCGGAGCCCCCACGCGCGCCTTCCCCTTTGTGCCGCAGGCCGTGAAGCTACAGGAGCAGGAGCACCGCGAGGAGGCGCTGCGGCTGCAGCGGCTGGAGGAGCGGCGGCGGCTGCAGGAGGCCGAGCTGCGGCgcgtggaggaggagaaggagcgcGCGCTGGGGCTGCAGCGCCGGGAGAGGGAGCTGCGCGAGCGGCTGCTCACCATCCTGCTGAGCAGGAAGCCCGACGAGCCGCCGGCGCGCGACGAGCTGGGCGTGGCGCACGCGGACCTGCTGCAGCCCGTGCTGGACATCCTGCACACGGTGTCGGCCGGCTGCgcgggcgccgccgccgccgctctgCACCCCCTGGGGGCCCCGCCGGCCGCCGGCGCCCCGAAGCAGACGCCGCCGCGCCCGGACGCCGACGGCGCGCCCCGCGGCGTCAACGGCAGCCTGGCCGAGGGCGCGCCCTGCCGCGAAGGCCTGGgcgcgcggcgcggcgcggcggaCGACGGCTCCCCGGACAAGCGCTGCCCCGGCGTCCTCGCCTGCATCCCCGACAACAACCAGCAGCCCAAGGCCgtgcccgccgccgccgccgccgcctgtgAGCAGAGCGCGCCCAGGAAGGACGCGCGCTCCGAGCAAGACAAGTGCAACCGCGAGccgagcggcggccgcggccgggCCAGCGGGGGCCGCGGGGACGACGACAGGCACCAGCGGGAGCGCAGCCGGCCGCGGCGGGCGGGCAGCCGCGACGACGCGCGGACCCCCCGGAAGGAGCGGCGGCGCCACCGCAAGCACGCGCGCCCGGACGACAGTCCCCCGCGGCGCAGCGCCAGCCccgagcgcgcgcgcgcgcgccggTCCCACAGCAGAGAGCGCTCCAGCCGCCGGGAGCGCAGCCGGGACCGCAGGGGCGGCTCGGGGCGCAAGCGCAGCCGCCACCGCCGCGGGGACCGCGACCGCTCGCGCTCAGGGTCGCCCGGCCGGCACCGCAGCACCTGGAACAGGTAATGCAGGccgtcccgcccccccccctcctcgccccactcccaccccaccccacccccatcccgcgAAGACCGGGACCGGGGAGCCGCCGCGGAGCGCACGGCCCCGGGGCCTCCCGGGCGGCTGGACCCCGTGCTTCCGGTGTCCcgtgggcggcggcggcggcggtggcggcggcggcggcggcctggGCCTCGCTCGCCAGCGTTAGTTTTCCCCGGAAACTGTTCATCTGATAGCTTTAACTTCACCACGTCCCTCGCAATCAGGGAGAGCGCGCCGGCCGGCGGCGGCCACCAGTGCGCAGCCGCCGCGCCGTTTCTGTCCCGCTCGGTGACTCCCGCGCGGGCAGCGACTGCACGCGAGGCCCGTGGCCCGTCGCTGGGGACAAACTGCGGAGGATACACGGccgggcccccccaccccgggccccgaGAACTTGAGAGCGCCTTGCCCCGGTGCTGGTTTCGCGGGTTTTCCTTCGCAACTTCAGCTGCTCGGGAGGCGCGCTTGGGGGGTGCGCCGGCAGAACCCAGGGGTCCGGCCGGTGCCTGGCGGCCGCGTGCAGGCGGGCGGGTCCTGAAGGCGGGCAAGTCGCCACGTGCCGTCCCGCGCTCTTCCTCGCCTCACACACTTTCGCGTCGCAAACTGCTGACGAAgccggaaggaaaaaaaagaagatgggtCAAAAGCTTTGGTTCCTCCTCAAGAATTAGCGTGTGTGGTTTTTTTAAGAAGCTGttttgctaaattatttttacttggaACGTTTCGAACAGATTTAAGGCTACACACTtgttaaattttataatcatttgcTTCCCCAGGTGAAGCGCGAGAGATACTTAAAAGCAGCTGTAATGTTTGCGTGAGGGAAGATGGTGTTTATTCCAGTTTGCAttttttgtgaaataaaatttttttccaatgaaCTCGTATTttgcatccttgttttgttccgtTTGAGCCCAATTTCGGTATGCGGTACGAACGGGGAGCCCAGTGGAGCAGATTCGTAAAGGATACAAATCACTCTGGCCGAGGTCAACGACGCATCTCGCCGGGCGGCTGTTCTCGTAAACTAACCGTGTGGACGGAGAATCCGGAGTCCTAGGCAGCATTCCATCTTTTCACGGGGTACAAGCTTAGCAAATCCGCTCAAGCACTCGGGTCACAGCTACCAGCCCGTTTTACAAATGACGCAAAGTAAAGGTGGTTCTTATCTCCAGTTGTAACAGGTGGGAAGGGGTCCGTGGCCCTGCTGGGACTCCAGACCCCAAAAGGCCCTCCACCCGTTTCTCCGTCCATCCGTCCCTCTTTAATTCACAGGCAGCGCTTGTCCGCACGTGTGTGGCGGGGGGCGTTCCTCTTCTGCCCCAGCTGGCTGCACCCTCCCTGACCCCGATGGACACAGTCGACCCGCACATCTCCTCGTCTGCAGGGCCTTTCGTCCCTCACCTGCTGGGGCGAGGGGTGCGAGATGTGCCCAGATGCCCCGTGATTGGAAATGCCCCTCAAGAGTCCTGTCGGAGTCCCTGTAGCCCAGCACCGAGCGTGTGTCCGGTCTGTGCTCTTGGCAATGTCCTGGGGCCGGGTGTGGGGAGGTCTCTGCGTGAGGTCACTGAGGTGGGTCTCCCTGAGTGATGTGCTCCGGGCAGAGGTCTGTGTGATGGGAACAGAGGCGGTGTGTTCAGCAACGGGAAatggaggcaggaaaggagagggaggcgGGCTTTAATTTGGGGGCACGGTGACACAGTGGTGcagagagcaggggtgaggaggggacttGTGGCAACTGGTGTCAACGTCGTGTGGGCAAGGGGTTCAGGGGAGAGGCCAGGATAGGTGCAACGGGTGTGTGTGGCCATCACAGAGCGTGGGCTATGCATGTGGATGGGGTCCGGGGAGGGCCCTAGGAAGCTGGAGAATGCCAGCACCAGACCTACAGCAAAGGGCGTATCGCTGGGGAAGCCACTAAGGAATCTGAGTTTTGAATACCCCACCCGCCGATGCTATCCCGAGCTACGAGGAAGGTGGAGCGCTCACAGTGCGGTCCAGGCCAGCTTCAATGTTCCTGTGCCTGCTGGATCCATCTGTTCCTGAAAGCGACAGTGTTGACATCTCCAGCCATAATAGTATATGCAGCGGTTTCTCCTTGGTGTCCTGTTAGTTTTTGCCTTTTGTGTTTTGACTCTGTGTTATTGGTTGCGTATGAGTTAAGGATGGGCCTTTCTGGGGAGGACTGACTTCTCGGTCATGGGGCATAATACCCTTCTTTAGTCTTCTGGTAATTTTTCTTGTTCAGAAGTATCTGCTGCGAAACGGGGAAGAAACAAATCTGTCAGGAAGAGGTGTCCATTATGGTTTACGATGGGGTcttagccacacacacacacacacacacacacacacaatatcaaAGGGTGTTAGAAAAGGGTTGTGGCTCGACACACGAGTGCGTCCTTTCGGTCACGTTGTGCACTTGACAGGGATGAAGGCCAGGGGAGTTTTGTTGTCATGCAGCAGATTCTTCTGGAGACCCCAGAGCAACACGATGATGAATGTGGATCCGGAACCAGAGTGCCTGGCTTTGAACCGCTTTCCCTAACGTGTATTCCACGGGGAGAGTGGGGTGGCCAGTGATAAGTGGGGATGATGTGAAGGACACCGTCTGGGTTCACTTTGGACTTGGCGCTCGTGTTCTCTTCAGGAGTGAGGGTGGGATTTTCTCACGTACTGCAGTTACATAATAAGAACTGTTTCCTGCGGGTATTTTAGCAGCCGACAAGGGGTCATCCGCGGGAGTGCAGATCGGTTGAAACATGCTTGTCACTGATGAGGTTTTATCCTTGCGCCGGAACCTGGGTTTCTCCCTTCGTGCCGAGGCGACTGTTTTGCAGACAGTGGGGGCTGTGAATAGACAATGTGTCCTGAATCACCGGGATATTTCAACCCCGCAAGCATTTTCCCACACACTTGGGAGGCGAGGTTGGGGCTCCgcttgtccctctgtctctgtgtctgtctgtcctttATAGCATTTTGCCCCAAGCCTTTTTCTAGGTGAGCGGCATCATGATCTCATTGTGGGGAACTCAAAACCGCCCCCTGATCTGTTGTGGTTCTACCTGGCTGAACTTTGACACAAGTGAATTGGCCGACTCTCCacccggggggggtgggggcgacaAAGGGAGATACTAGTTCGTCCAGGTTTCTGACGCTGAGGTTCTCCCTGAGCACTGGGCCGCCAATGTCCCCACGTCTGCAATTGGGACCTCGGCATGTGTCCACCCTTTTGCCGAGAAAGTCCCCTGTACCTCACGTGCCCTGTGTCACCCGATCTAAAGCCGTTGGAACAACTCtacccccccccgccaccccccccccccccgatttaTACTCTGAGGCGACTGTTGGGGGCCCTGTTTCTCCTTGGCTGCACCCTGATGGAGGAACAGAGCAGGCATGTTCTCTAGACCCAAGGGCACTGGGTCACAGGGGCGTCTGGGGCCCATCCTGAACACCGCAGGCAAAGTTTGCTAGAAATGTCCAGGGTCTGCCCAGAAACGCACCGTCTGCAATTTGGGGAACACGTTAGAGAACACAAGTGTGGGAaggtgggggcgcctgcgtgTCTCAGTGGCTTGGGCGTCAGACTCTTgctgtcggctcaggtcatgatctctccagaATCCAGACCCACGTCAGGCCGTGCGCTGACCGCACggaggcctgcttggggttctctttctcctcctcccctgctcacactctcaaaataaatgaacttcggTGGGGGAACGTGTGTAACGGTGTCCAGGACGGGGGCCTGGTTTCAGCCCTGCAGGTGCACGGGGACAGCGTGGGGGTGAGGTCACGGGGCCGGCTCCCGCCGGCGGGTCTGGGGGCGCAGAGAGGCCCTACGTCAGGAGGGTCCCTGGAGGCCCGGATGCCGGCGCCCCAGGGTGCACCGTGTTCCCGCCCCAGGTGTGCGGCTTCACCGcccgcccctccacccctccgCCTCCTCGCTCACCTCTCCTTGCTCCCCACGGGGCTGGGGAAGTACGGTGGATGCCAgggtgcccccccctcccccactg
This genomic window contains:
- the AKAP17A gene encoding A-kinase anchor protein 17A, producing MAAATIVHDTSEAVELCPPYGLYLKPITKMTISVALPQLKQPGKSISNWEVMERLKAMVQHHQFSTLRISKSTMDFIRFEGEVENRSLVKAFLACLDGKTIKLSGFSDILKVRAAEFRIDFPTRHDWDSFFRDAKDMNETLPGERPDTIHLEGLPCKWFALKDSGSEKPSEEVLVKVFEKFGAIRNVDIPMLDPYREEMTGRNFHTFSFGGHLNFEAYVQYREYVGFIQAMSALRGMKLMYKGEDGKAVACNIKVSFDSTKHLSDASIKKRQLERQKLQELEQQREEQKRREKEAEERQRAEERKQKELEELERERKREEKVRRREQKQRDRELRRQQKKLEKQQAEEQRKLHEKIRLEERKLLLAQRNLQSIRLVAELLSRAKAVKLQEQEHREEALRLQRLEERRRLQEAELRRVEEEKERALGLQRRERELRERLLTILLSRKPDEPPARDELGVAHADLLQPVLDILHTVSAGCAGAAAAALHPLGAPPAAGAPKQTPPRPDADGAPRGVNGSLAEGAPCREGLGARRGAADDGSPDKRCPGVLACIPDNNQQPKAVPAAAAAACEQSAPRKDARSEQDKCNREPSGGRGRASGGRGDDDRHQRERSRPRRAGSRDDARTPRKERRRHRKHARPDDSPPRRSASPERARARRSHSRERSSRRERSRDRRGGSGRKRSRHRRGDRDRSRSGSPGRHRSTWNR